One Urechidicola croceus genomic window, AATCAGGATAATTCCAATTGCTGCTACGATGAGCACCATTGGATCATTCAGATATTTTATATATAGAAAGGCTGCCAGTACTACCGTGTCCATTACAATAGCTATTAACGGAATGATGGGTTTAAATTTCACCTCGTTTTTTAGGTGGCGAAAAAGCCCCCAATGGATAGCTATATCCATAATAAGGTAGAAAATAGCTCCTATAGAAGCGATTCTTGTTAAATCGAAAAGGGCAGTGAGTAAAATGGCAAGGGAAACCGTGAATATGAGCGCTGGATTTTTAAAATTACCTATCCTTTTTAAAGAGGGTACTTGTTTCATATTACTCAACATCCCCAATAAGCGCGATGCCGAAAATACACTGGCGATAACCCCTGAAAAGGTTGCTACAATAGCGATTGCTATAGTAAACCATAAGCCCCATTCCCCAAAAACAGGTTCGGCTGCTGCTGCCAAAGCATAATCTTTTGCCTTTATTATTTCAGGAATGCTTAAACCGCCTGCAACAGCAAGTGCCAAGGCTACATAAATAAGTGTGCAGATAAGAATAGAAATCACAATGGATCTTCCAAGGTTTTTGTGTGGATTTTTGATGTCTCCACCTTGATTCGTTATTGTTGTGAACCCTTTATAGGCAAGGATTGATAATGCCAATGCCGCTACAAAGCCGAACCCTTGTGGTAACGTTTCGGTATTTTGTGGGATATAGTCTCCTGTAATATCCGCAAATCCAGAAGCTACCAGACCTGCAATCGCAAGTAGTGCAATACCACCTACTTTAATAATTGCTGTAAAAGTGGCCGTTGCTCCAATTACTTTATTTCCTAGAATATTTATTATATAAGCTGTTACCAAAAGTAGAATACCAAGTATGGATGCATAACCAGCATAACTTTCTGGGAATAATCGAAGGGTATAAGCGCCAAAGGTTCCTGCAACTAAACTTTGTGCAACGACCATTGAAACATACATTAGTAAAGAATAGACACCGGTTGTCGTTCCAGGTCCATAGGATTTATTGAAAAACTTAACCACACCTCCAGAGGATGGAAAAGCATTTGAGAACTTTACGTAGGAATAAGAGCTGAAACCCACCACAACAGCTCCCGCAATAAAGGCAATCGGGAACAGATCTCCAACTAACTCCGCTATTTGTCCCATAAGAACAAATATGCCAGCACCAATCATTACACCAGTTCCTAGAGATATAGACCCTATTAAGGAAAGCTTATTGTTTTTATCTGTTGTGTCTTTCATTCGTAAATTATTTCTTTGTGTTATTAACCGACGGTTTTGGTTTAAAATTTCTAATAATTAGGCGGTTGCTCTTTTCATAAGTGAAATAGCTTACCGCCCAATTAAAACCAACCATCAATCTATTTCTAAATCCGCTTATGGATAATAAGTGTACAACTGACCATAATAGCCAAGCGAAATAACCTGCAAATTTGAATTTGCCCAAATCAGCTACTGCCTTACGTTTCCCTACTGTAGCTAATGAACCTTTGTCTTTATATTCGAAAGAGTTCACACCCTCATCCTTAATAATTTTCAATAATACATTACCTAAATATTTACCTTGCTGAATAGCTGTTTGTGCTACTTGCGGATGTCCTTTTGGAGTTTCTTCTGTAATTACAGCCGCTATATCGCCTATGGCAAAAATGTTTTTGTAGCCTTCTACCATTAAAAATGAGTCTGTTTTTAAGCGGTTACCCTTTACCACGTGTTTTTTATCAATACCTTTTGGAAACTGTCCTTTCACACCAGCTGTCCAGATTAGGTTTTTTGTTAAAATAATCTTATCACAATTTGTGACAACCTGTGAACCATCGTAATTGCTTACCGATTCATTGAGTAATACCTTTACCTCCAAATCCTTCAAATATTCTAGCGTTTTTGATGATGCCTTGTCTGACATCGTACTTAAAAGCTCATCAATGGCTTCAATTAAATAGATGTTCATTATGGAAGAAGGGTATTCTGGATAATCTTTGGGAAGAATATATTTGCGGAATTCTGCCAAAGCTCCTGCCATTTCCACACCAGCGGGACCACCGCCAACGATGACGAAATTTGTTAAGGCATCACGTTCTTTATCATCACAAGTGATTGCAGCTTGTTCCAGATTTTGCAGCATCATATGGCGAATATTTAAAGAATCGCGAATGTTTTTCATCCCAAGACTATGGGACTCGACATTGTCCATACCAAAAAAATTAGTTGTTGTACCCGTTGCCAATACGAGATAGTCGAAGTGAACTCTTCCTTTATTGGTTATAATTGTGTTTGTAGAAGGTTGGATTTCCTCGACTTCAGCTAAACGAAACAATACATTTTTATAACCACTAATTTGTTTTCTGAAAGGGAATACAATACTATCAGGTTCCAAAGCACTCGTTGCCACTTGATAAAATAAGGGCTGAAACTGGTGGAAGTTGTTTTTATCGAACAGTACCACCTGCACCTCTTTGTGTTTCAGTTTTTCAACCAACGCTAAACCTGCAAACCCACCACCTATAATAATAACACGAGGTAAATTAGAGTCTGGAAGGCAGATTTCATCTGTTACTTTGCAAGCAGATTCTTTTGTATTATTATTTGAGTGGTTAGCGTTCATATTTAATTTTTATATCATTGGTATTAGCAATAGTTTACTTTGCGTCCTTGTCTTTTACAATCATTACTGAACATTTGGCGTGTGTTGCTAAATACTGTGAAACGGAACCTAATAAAAGACGTGAAAATGCGCCTTGCCCTTGCGAACCCACTACAATCAAATCGGCATCAAAAGATTCCGCTTTTTCCAAAATTTCTTTTTTAGGAAGACCGCTGACAACATTTGTTGTTATACGAAGTGAGCTATTTTTTTCTTTCAATACTTTACCAGCTTCGGAAACAATCTTTTTCCCTATTTTTTCAGCGTTTGATAAAAACTCTTTGTAGTAGGAATTAATAGAACTTGTTGATGTAATTAATGATGATGTTGATATCGCAGGATGTTCATACACGTTTATAATGCAGACCTCACTTTCATTTTGTAAGGGTAATTTTGCAAGTTCTTTTACTGCTAGTTTACTAAAATCAGAACCATCTATGGCTAACACTATTTTCATAACTTGAATTTTTATGAATAAAGATTTCCTATCCTTTATTCTTATTTATAAATGATTGGGCATCTACTATGGAAGCGAAATAAAAAACACTTCCGCTACTTTTATCTTGAACAATAATTGCTGAAGCTTTATCAACTTTTGTATCATTTAGTGGATTACTCCCAAAGCGAACATCATCTAGATTTTTCTGTAACTTTTCAACACAATTTTCACAACAACCATAGTAGATAGTTCCATTGACGTCAATAGGTATTTGTGACACACCCATAAATCGGTCATTGACCATACAGACTTTTTCGTTGGGAACGATTTCATAATTTTGGGCTGATATAATGGCCTCATTTGCTGTTTGGGATGTTTCAACAGTTGGCTGTGTTACGCTTTCTGCAACATCTTTTTTCTTGCCAGAACAGGATAGAACTACTGCTGAAAGCAGTAGAAGGAACAATATAGCGATGGATACCTGGTATATCTTTCTTACTGGGTTCTTAATGGCTACAACTTGGATAGCATTGTTTTTTTGATTTGAGTGTATTCGTTTCATAGTGTTAATCTTTTAGTGGAATAATTATTTCAGTTTGAATGAGTTTTCGCCAATAGATATGTTCATACAATCCAGACCAATACATCCCAAAAGTGAAGGCGAACATTAATTCTTCAATAGGAATGCCCAAGACAAGAATATGGGTCAGGTTGTCTAGATTCCAGTACAACTCCACATATTGAGGATAGAACGGAAGGATGCTTCCGAAATAAATGAAGTACAATACCGTAAACAGAATTCCCCCAACCCAAATCTTTCCTTTTAAATCTGGGCGACAATAAAGAGTCGCCAATCCACCTATGAACAAAGCTATAATGCCGCAATAAATGTGATTGAGCGACGTAAAAAGCGCCAGAATGATGAATACAGCTGCTGGTATAAAAAGTATATAAATATGCAATCGGTGCCTACTATGACTTCGTTCGCTATGTGGTATTTCGGCAAGTCCTCTTTTAAAAATAAGGTTGTAGAGTACAGTGCCAATTCCACCTATTGCGAAAGAGAAAATCAAACTTTCGATATCGAAGCCTGTTATTTCGGCCAAATCAAAAAGCGAAGGTGGAAACCAATATTCTGGTACAAACAACGGTTCTGTTAAACCAAAGGGCATCGTAATCAGGCTCATTTTGAGCATTTCTTTCCTAACTCCTTTTTTGGATATATATATAACTACCCAAAGAGCAAGAATGATAAGCGACCATATGAACCAGACATACTGCATAAATCCTAAAAGGTTTTTTTACTTTTTTATTTTTATTTGCGCATTATAAAAAGCGCCAATAGAAGCGCCTATAAGCCACCAAAGGATAAAAGTTTGTACGATACCCATTAACACTTCTAATAGGGGAACATCCATTCTAATGACATTGGTGGTGTCCAAGCCGTGCAATAAGCTATTGAAAAAGATGATTGAACCTTCCCGCCCTGCTGTAGCCATTACTATCATACAGCCCAAATAAATTATGGTTCCTGTAAGACCGAAGGCAAATCCGAGTTTTTTTACGTTTAAGCGATGCATAGTTTTATAGTTTAAGATTAGTTGTCCGAGTTTAAAATTCTTTTAGATTCTTCATAGTCTTCCTTGGATATTTCGCCTTTTGCATAGCGTTTTTTAAGAATATCCAGTGGGCTGTCCTTTATTGTTTTTTGATAGGGTATATCTGCTGGGATAAAGAATATCCAAGCAAGTAAGATGACCCATATAATCCACCATATTAGGTGCATTCCTCCAAAGTGTCCGTCGTATAAATGCATAGTTTTTAGATTTTAATTGTTATTGATTAAGTTCTGTGATTGTATATCCATTGAGCTCATCGAGTTGCTTTTGCAAGTCGGCAACCGAAAGTGCTTCATTCATCGTGATACGTGTAGCTCCTTTTGGTGCCAGAAAAATTTCTGCCTTTTCGATATTGGGATGTTCTTCCAAAGTCTTCTTGACCCTTGCTACACATCCACCACAACTAATTCCGTTTATTTGAAATTTTTGTTTCATTGTATATAGTTTTTAGTGATGTTGATGTCCTTTGTGTTCTTCTTTTGTTTCTTGTTCAGAATGATTGTGGTCGCTATCCTGATGCTTATGATTATTGTGCCTTCCGTGTCCGTGTGAACCGTGGGGCATAAACAGATGGATGCCAAACATAAAAAGGATGAAAATAAATAGTGATGAACCACCTCCTATACCAAATGAGGGCGCTAAAAAGATGAACAATAGTGGTAGCCCACAACCTATGACCATCCAAATCCAGTGATTGTTTTTCATTGTTTTTGTATTTAGAAGTTAAAAATTAATGATGCTCGGTATGATCCTGTTTGTTTGGACTATTCATATTCTGCATATCCATTCCTTTTTCGCCCATCATCTTTGAGCAAGATTCCATACAGTCCTCGCTCATCATTCCTTTTTCGTGCATCATTTTCATCATTGTTCCCATCATTTTTCCGTCATTCATCATTTGGTTCATCATCGAATGCATCATTGTACTATCCTTCATCATCATTTGCATTCCTTCTCCTTGCATCATAGAGCCCATCATTTTTTTGTTGCCCTGCATCATTGCCATTGTGTGTTGACTGCCGTGCATACTTTCCATAAACTCGGTCATATAATCGTGGTTCTCGGTAATGGCATTAAACACCTCCGTACGAGTTTCAGGATTTTCCAAAAGTGCTTGAGGATCTGCTCCTTGTTTGCAACTGTTTAAGCTTAAAAGCCCAACTGCCGATAAAACAATTAGTAGTGTTTTCATAATTTATTTTTTGAGTTAAACATTTATTTTAATTTTTATAAACCCATTCCCAACAATCTAAATGTTTATAGTTGAGGGAATGGATTATCAACTATTAATTCGCAGATTTTAAAAAGGTTATAATCTTTTTGAATTTCTTATATGTTATGTGTATTTTCAATATTATTAGATTTTTTTTATACGCCACTTCTTATTATTACCTTTAACTGCCACCAAATTTTCCGAAATCAATTTTGATGTGATGGCAGGTGGATTTTTATCATTCTTATCTTTTGGCGAGACGTGAATGGCCAATTGCGTTAAATGGTCAATGGTATTACCATTCTCATCTATAACAAGCTCAAAATAATGGTAGTTTACCACGTCTTTTTTGAAAATGTCATTATAGCCAATGGTTTCTTTTTCAACTTTTAACACCAAGGCTTTGCCATATTGAAAGTTGTTGGCATTGAGGAATTGTGGAGTGATGACAGTTTTTCCAGTTTTATCGATATAGCCATAATAGAGCACGCCATCTTTTTGGTTTGCAATCAGGCATTTTCCGTTACTGAATATAGGGTAGCTTGCATTGTCTGTTTTGGTTGCCACCAAATCATTTCGAAAATCAACGATTAAATTTCCTTCTGGGTCAATAAAACCCCATTCGTTCCCTTTTTTAATGGCAGCGACGCCATTGCTAAAAGGCGAGATGTAGTCTAAATTTTCAAAGGTTTGTGCAATTCCTATAAAGGGAATTAATACTAATGTGATAAGTAGTTTTTTCATTTTGTTTAATTTAATTTGATGAAATTAACCATTGCCTTAAGCTTTTGTCTGCATAACTTTCGTTGATATCTATATAATTTCATCATAGAAATTCCGTTTCCAATTTCCTGTGTTTTTGTAATCGGTCATACTCATTCCCACCACTTCCTTAAACTGTCTAGACAGGTGGTTGACACTACTGTAGTCCAATAAATATCCTATATCTGAAAAGGAATGTTGTTTAAGCTGAATGAGCTCTTTGACTTTTTCTATTTTTAATTTGATAAAGTACTTTTCAATGGTTGTCTGTTGATTTGCTGAAAACAATCTGCTCAATGTCTTGTAATCTTTATGAAGTCTTGAAGCCAATAGTTCAGATGTTTTTACCTTAATATGTAACGGTAGCTCTTGCAATTGTTCTATTAGAATAATCTTGATTCTTTCTGTGAGCATTTCTTCTTCATTCTGAACAATTTCAAAATTATTGGCGTGAAGTACACTTGTAACGGTATCGATAATTTCATTGTTCGTTTTTTTTTGTGCTTCTACCAGCAACCTTCCTAATTCCAAGGAAAGCACTGTAACTTCAAGTTCTTGTAATTCTTGTTTAATTACTTTTAAGCAGCGGTTACAGACCATATTCTTAATCCAAAATTCTTTTGGTTTGTTCATAGTATATAATGTATTGTCATTGAGTTTAGCTCAATGGTCTGATAGGTTTAGCCTAACAGGATTAATATTGTGTAGCGTTGTTGAGAATAGGGTACAACAAATGTTAGCCAGAAGTGAAATATTGGCTATAGAGGCAATGCAGATTAATTTTAACCTACGAAGTAGAAAATCAAATTAAAAAGGACTCGTTGAGGATTACAAGGTCTGTGGATAGCAAAGGTGGCCTATAAGCCTTAAAAGAAACTGTGTTTTTCTCTAAACCTTCAAAAAGGTTGATATAAGAATAGACGAAGTTGTTTAAGAAAACTAAAGTTTCAATCTCTGAAATTGTATTGGCCTTCTTGAAGGTGTCATCTCCTTCTTTCAAGATGGTCTTATTATCGCAACAGTCTTTCTCTTGTATTGTAGTACATTGCTTGGAATTATTATCTTTTTTCTGTGCAGTCTCCATACAAGATTCTGCTTTACTAAAAAAAGCCAAATCCACCATTTTATTACAGCAAAAGTGCATATTTACCGTAAAGGATGTGGTGGAAAACAGTATAAAAACTGCTAAAAAGAAGGACAGTATTTTAGTAAAAAAAGATTTCACACTATAAAATTAATAAATTTTGATTAACATTAAAGGATTTTGGAAAATAAAATTCAACTGTTCAATTATTTTATTATCAGTTTTTTACAAAAAAACAACAAAATTAATCAGTACAAATATAATTCTAAAAGTTCAACAGAACTATGATTTATATCATATAAAGGAAGCTGCAAAAGAATTTTATTTGCAAATAATATTTAAGCGGTTTCGTGCAAAATAAACATTGATAAATCAAAAAAAATTGTTAAATAAACAAATTGAGATAAATTTTTTATAAATTTGCAACATTAATGAAAAAAGTTTTTCATAAAATATCATCCGTTTGTTTGGCACTTATCGTGCTATTGTCAACAGTTTCTTTTACTATTGATAGTCATTACTGTGGCGATACTTTAGTGGATTCTTCTTTATTTGGGCACGTTGAAACTTGCGGAATGGATAAACAACTATCCAAAAATGATTGTCAAAGTGAAGTTCAGGATGATTCCTGCTGTTCAGATAAGCAATTAGTTGTTGAAGGTCAGGACGACCTGAAGATGTCTTTTAACACCTTAAATTTTGAGCAACAAGTCTTTGTTGTCTCTTTTGTACATTCTTATATCAATCTCTTTGAGACTCTTGATTCACACATTGTACCATTTAGAGATTATGCGGTTCCCTTTCTCATACGGGATATACAAAAACTGCACGAGACGTATTTAATTTGATTTTAAACAGTTTCCGATAAATATCGGAATAATTAGCCCTATGGTCAATACTATTTTGGGCTCAATTTCTTGTGTTTAATGTTTTGATTTTATCAAGATATTATTCGATGTATAACTGTTTAATAATCATTGTAATGCTGAATAAAAGCATCAAATTTTTAATCGAGAACAAGCTAGTAGCCGTTCTACTACTTGCACTTTTTATTGCTTGGGGAGTCGTAAACGCCCCGTTTGAATGGAATACAGGCTCACTTCCTCGAGACCCTGTTGCCGTAGATGCCATACCAGATATTGGCGAAAACCAACAAATTGTATTTACTAAATGGGATGGTCGATCCCCACAGGATATTGAAGATCAAATTACTTATCCTCTAACCACATCGCTTCTTGGTATTCCAGGGGTTAAAACAATACGTAGTTCATCTATGTTCGGGTTTTCGAGCATTTATATCATTTTCGAAGAAGATATTGAATTTTATTGGAGCAGAAGCCGAATACTTGAAAAATTAAACTCATTACCAGCCGGACTTCTACCAGAAGGCGTTAATCCAGCTCTAGGTCCCGATGCCACAGGATTAGGGCAAATATATTGGTACACCCTTGAGGGACGTGATAAAGATGGTAATGTTACAGGTGGATGGGATTTACAAGAATTAAGAAGCATTCAAGACTTCTACGTGAAATATGCGTTGTCATCTGCGAGTGGCGTTTCAGAAGTGGCTTCCATCGGCGGATATGTTTTGGAATATCAAGTGGATGTTAATCCCGAATTAATGCGGCAATACAACATAGGCTTGAGTGAGGTTGTAAAAGCAGTAAAACAAAGCAACAAAGATGTTGGTGCACAAACGCTTGAAATCAACCAAGCTGAATACCTTATAAGAGGATTGGGTTATATTAAGAAACTATCTGATTTAGAAAACGCGGTAGTTACTTCAAAAGATTTTACATCCATCCGTATAAAGGATATTGCGAAAGTAACACACGGTCCTGCTACAAGAAGAGGCTTATTGGACAAGGAAGGAGCCGAGGTTGTTGGTGGTGTTGTAGTGGCTCGTTATGGGGCCAATCCTATGGAAGTCATCAACAATGTTAAAGAAAAAATAAACGAGTTAAGTTCTGGGCTTCCATCAAAAACATTAAGCGATGGGAGGACTTCGCAATTAACCATCGTACCCTTTTATGACAGAACAGAACTAATCCAAGAAACCTTGGGCACACTTGATGAAGCGCTAACTTTAGAGATATTGATAACCATTTTTGTGATTATCATAATGGTCTTCAATTTAAGGGCTTCCGTATTGATTTCCGGATTATTGCCTGTTGCGGTTTTGATGGTCTTTATTTCTATGAAACTGTTCAATGTAGATGCAAATATTGTCGCCTTATCTGGTATTGCAATTGCTATTGGAACTATGGTCGATGTGGGCGTTATCCTTTCGGAAAATGTCTTGCGGCATATTGATGAAAATGAAGAAAAGCTACCTATGAATACGGTAGTTTATAATGCGACTGCCGAAGTTTCTGGCGCCATCTTAACGGCAGTAATGACCACTATTATTAGTTTCATTCCTGTATTTACTATGATTGGTGCAGAAGGGAAATTGTTTAGGCCATTGGCATTTACAAAAACGGCAGCACTCACCGCATCTCTTATTGTTGCCCTATTTTTAATTCCACCATTTGCGGCCTATTTATTTAAAAAGAGAAATTTAAAAACTTCTTTTAGTTATATGCTAAATGGAGCATTGATTGTTTTTGGCGTTTTATCTTTAATTTTAGGCTATCCGCTTGGATTAATATTAGTTGCATTTGGCGTTGTTGGCTTCCTTTCACTAAAGGAAAAGATTACGTCAAAACGCGCCAACATCATCAATATATTTGTTTCGGCTTTTGCTATCATATTTCTATTGGCGGAATATTGGAGACCACTGGGAGTAGATAGAAGTATCCTTATAAACTTAATCTTCGTTGGTCTTATCTGTTTTGGTCTTTTGGGTGTATTTACACTTTTTAGAAATTATTATGTTCGGATTTTAAATTGGGCATTGCGTAATAAGCTGTTATTTCTTTCGATACCAACTGCCATTGTAATTTTTGGAGTGATGATTATGCGTAATACTGGTAAAGAGTTTATGCCTTCACTCAATGAGGGTTCATTCCTGTTAATGCCCACTTCAATGCCACACGCAGGTGTGGAGGAAAATAAACGCGTCCTACAGCAACTCGATATGGCCGTTGCGAGCATTCCAGAAATTGAAACTGTAGTCGGTAAATCTGGGCGTACAGAATCAGCATTAGACCCTGCACCGTTATCGATGTATGAGAATGTCATTCAATACAAGTCTGAATATATATTAAATGAGAAAAGAAAAAGACAACGCTTTAAGGTAAACGAAGACGGCTTATTTGTTTTAAAGGATGGCAGTTTAGTAACCAACCCTAATAGCGAAATTGAAGTAGAAGATGATGACTATAAAGCCTCAAAAATTACAGACCCATTCTCTGTGACAAGTTCACAGCTCATTCCAGATGACGATGGAGAGTACTTTAGAAATTGGCGACCTGAAATTGAATCGCCAGACGATATTTGGAAAGAAATCGTAAGGGTTACAAAGCTTCCAGGTGTTACTTCAGCACCAAAGCTACAACCCATAGAAACACGCTTGGTGATGCTACAGACTGGTATGCGAGCACCTATGGGCATTAAGGTGAAAGGACAGGATTTAAAAGAAATTGAGGCGTTTGGGGTACAATTGGAAGATATCTTAAAACAAGCAGAGGGTGTAAAGGATGAAGCAGTTTTTGCCGACCGTATTGTGGGGAAGCCATACCTACTTATAGATATTGACAGAGAACGACTTGCGCGCTATGGCATAACCATAGAGCAAGTACAGCAAGTTATACAGGTTTCTGTTGGTGGTATGGTGCTTTCACAAACAGTAGAAGGTAGGGAGCGCTATGGTATTCGTGTACGCTACCCAAGGGAATTACGCGCAAATCCAAACGATTTAAAAGATATTTATGTGCCTGTAGAAAAAGGAAGTCCGGTTCCGTTAAGTGAGTTGGTCACTATTAGATATGAGAAAGGGCCACAGGTTATAAAGAGTGAAGACACTTTTTTAGTAGGCTATGTCCTTTTTGATAAATTAGATGGTTTCGCCGAAGTAGATGTGGTGGAAAATGCCCAAGCCCTTATTCAAGAAAAAATTGACAATGGCGAATTGACCGTTCCAAAGGGTATCAATTATCAATTTACGGGAACGTATGAAAATCAGTTACGAGCAGAAAAAACATTGAGCGTGGTAGTACCTCTGGCTTTGGCTATTATTTTTCTAATCCTATATTTCCAGTTCCGTTCTGTTGGAACGTCATTAATGGTCTTTACTGGAATTGCTGTCGCCTTTGCGGGAGGTTTTTTAATGATATGGTTCTACGGCCAAGATTGGTTCTTAAACTTCAGCTTTTTCGGAGAAAATTTACGAGACCTCTTTCAAATGCACACCATTAATTTAAGTGTCGCTGTATGGGTTGGTTTTATTGCTCTATTCGGTATTGCTACCGATGATGGTGTGGTTATGGCAACTTATTTGACCCAAACCTTTGATAGAAATACCCCAGAAACAAAACAGGAAATTAGGGCATCTGTAGTTGAAGCTGGAGAAAAGCGTATCCGTCCGTGTTTAATGACAACTGCAACAACTATTCTCGCTTTGTTACCTGTATTGACATCAACAGGTCGTGGGAGTGATATAATGATTCCGATGGCAATCCCTTCATTTGGCGGAATGCTTATAGCACTTGTAACGCTATTTGTTGTGCCAGTTTTATTCAGTTGGAAGCAGGAATTTCAATTAAAACGAGCTACAAAATGAGATATATAATTTTAATAATATTTGTTTTTTTCGCTTTCGCGGAAGTAAATGCACAAGATTTAGCATCCTATATTCAGGAAGCTGAAAAGAATAATCCAGAAATTCAAGCTTTTGAATTGCGCTACAACATAGCGGAAGAAAAGGTAAATGAAGCAGATTGGTTACCAAATACAGAGATTGGCGTAGGCTACTTTGTGAGCGAACCAGAAACCCGAACAGGGGCGCAACGTGCACGTTTTTCAGTAAAACAAATGTTGCCTTGGTTTGGAACCATATCAGCAAGGGAAAACTATGCTTCATCAATGGCCGAAGCCCAATTTGTTGATATAGCGATTGCAAAAAGAAAACTTTCGTTATCAGTATCCCAATCCTATTATAAACTCTATGCCATAAGTGCAAAACAGGGTATTCTGGATGAGAATATAGAACTTCTGGAAACCTATGAACGGCTTGCATTAACCTCTGTAGAAGTGGGAAAGGCATCAGCGGTTGATGTACTTCGCCTTCAGATAAGACAGAACGAGTTGATTCAGCAGAAAGAAGTGCTGGAACAAGATTATTTGGCGGAGCAAGCGCTCTTTAATAATCTTTTGAATCGTGATGAAAATATTGCCGTAGAGGTCGTAAAGCAGATGATAATTCCCGAAGAAGATGTGTTTATTTTGACTGACAATCTACAGCTTAACCCAGAACTTATTAAATACGATAAATTATATGAATCTATCGAAGAAGCCGAATTATTAAACCAAAAAGAGAGTGCGCCCAATATCGGTTTTGGTTTGGACTATGTGCCTGTATCAGAACGTCCAGATATGAATTTTTCCGATAATGGTAAAGACATTGTGATGCCTATGGTTTCTATTTCAATTCCCATTTTCAATAATAAATATAAGTCAGTGACAAAGCAAAATGAATTGAAACAATTGGAAATAAAATCACAGAAAGAAGAGAGGCTCAATAACCTTGAAACACGTCTTGCACAAGCTATTTATAATAGAAATACAATGAGAATTAAGTTTAATGTACAAACAGACAATTTAAAGCAGGCGAATGACGCCGAAGAAATTCTCATTAAGAATTACGAAACCGGAACTATAGATTTTAACGATGTGCTCGATGTACAAGAATTGCAGTTAAGGTTTCAAATCAATTTAATCGAATCTAATAGAGGGTATTATACAGAATATGCCATCATAAATTATTTGACAAAATGAAAACAATAAAA contains:
- a CDS encoding HYC_CC_PP family protein; the protein is MKSFFTKILSFFLAVFILFSTTSFTVNMHFCCNKMVDLAFFSKAESCMETAQKKDNNSKQCTTIQEKDCCDNKTILKEGDDTFKKANTISEIETLVFLNNFVYSYINLFEGLEKNTVSFKAYRPPLLSTDLVILNESFLI
- a CDS encoding HYC_CC_PP family protein, with translation MKKVFHKISSVCLALIVLLSTVSFTIDSHYCGDTLVDSSLFGHVETCGMDKQLSKNDCQSEVQDDSCCSDKQLVVEGQDDLKMSFNTLNFEQQVFVVSFVHSYINLFETLDSHIVPFRDYAVPFLIRDIQKLHETYLI
- a CDS encoding efflux RND transporter permease subunit translates to MLNKSIKFLIENKLVAVLLLALFIAWGVVNAPFEWNTGSLPRDPVAVDAIPDIGENQQIVFTKWDGRSPQDIEDQITYPLTTSLLGIPGVKTIRSSSMFGFSSIYIIFEEDIEFYWSRSRILEKLNSLPAGLLPEGVNPALGPDATGLGQIYWYTLEGRDKDGNVTGGWDLQELRSIQDFYVKYALSSASGVSEVASIGGYVLEYQVDVNPELMRQYNIGLSEVVKAVKQSNKDVGAQTLEINQAEYLIRGLGYIKKLSDLENAVVTSKDFTSIRIKDIAKVTHGPATRRGLLDKEGAEVVGGVVVARYGANPMEVINNVKEKINELSSGLPSKTLSDGRTSQLTIVPFYDRTELIQETLGTLDEALTLEILITIFVIIIMVFNLRASVLISGLLPVAVLMVFISMKLFNVDANIVALSGIAIAIGTMVDVGVILSENVLRHIDENEEKLPMNTVVYNATAEVSGAILTAVMTTIISFIPVFTMIGAEGKLFRPLAFTKTAALTASLIVALFLIPPFAAYLFKKRNLKTSFSYMLNGALIVFGVLSLILGYPLGLILVAFGVVGFLSLKEKITSKRANIINIFVSAFAIIFLLAEYWRPLGVDRSILINLIFVGLICFGLLGVFTLFRNYYVRILNWALRNKLLFLSIPTAIVIFGVMIMRNTGKEFMPSLNEGSFLLMPTSMPHAGVEENKRVLQQLDMAVASIPEIETVVGKSGRTESALDPAPLSMYENVIQYKSEYILNEKRKRQRFKVNEDGLFVLKDGSLVTNPNSEIEVEDDDYKASKITDPFSVTSSQLIPDDDGEYFRNWRPEIESPDDIWKEIVRVTKLPGVTSAPKLQPIETRLVMLQTGMRAPMGIKVKGQDLKEIEAFGVQLEDILKQAEGVKDEAVFADRIVGKPYLLIDIDRERLARYGITIEQVQQVIQVSVGGMVLSQTVEGRERYGIRVRYPRELRANPNDLKDIYVPVEKGSPVPLSELVTIRYEKGPQVIKSEDTFLVGYVLFDKLDGFAEVDVVENAQALIQEKIDNGELTVPKGINYQFTGTYENQLRAEKTLSVVVPLALAIIFLILYFQFRSVGTSLMVFTGIAVAFAGGFLMIWFYGQDWFLNFSFFGENLRDLFQMHTINLSVAVWVGFIALFGIATDDGVVMATYLTQTFDRNTPETKQEIRASVVEAGEKRIRPCLMTTATTILALLPVLTSTGRGSDIMIPMAIPSFGGMLIALVTLFVVPVLFSWKQEFQLKRATK
- a CDS encoding TolC family protein, producing the protein MRYIILIIFVFFAFAEVNAQDLASYIQEAEKNNPEIQAFELRYNIAEEKVNEADWLPNTEIGVGYFVSEPETRTGAQRARFSVKQMLPWFGTISARENYASSMAEAQFVDIAIAKRKLSLSVSQSYYKLYAISAKQGILDENIELLETYERLALTSVEVGKASAVDVLRLQIRQNELIQQKEVLEQDYLAEQALFNNLLNRDENIAVEVVKQMIIPEEDVFILTDNLQLNPELIKYDKLYESIEEAELLNQKESAPNIGFGLDYVPVSERPDMNFSDNGKDIVMPMVSISIPIFNNKYKSVTKQNELKQLEIKSQKEERLNNLETRLAQAIYNRNTMRIKFNVQTDNLKQANDAEEILIKNYETGTIDFNDVLDVQELQLRFQINLIESNRGYYTEYAIINYLTK